The Kiritimatiellia bacterium genome contains a region encoding:
- a CDS encoding NAD(+)/NADH kinase, with the protein MKTIGIFANCRKPSAEKILQEALALARRHGLRLAVCGETAKFAPEAECLSPEKFSAEIDLLMALGGDGTMLSAARMLKGRAIPLLGVNLGSLGFLTSISQEELERAFLCAARGQLLISRRALAECAVRRAEREICRFSALNDIAIDRGASLRVVTLNMAIDSEEVSSFVCDGLIVSTPTGSTGHALSAGGPVLHPECAVFVVTPICPHTLSTRPLVIPDSKLITVEVARNAGDLMLSVDGQIGEPLKTADLIEIRRSEAYVNFARLPDYSYFSVLRHKLHWRGSTNPAD; encoded by the coding sequence ATGAAAACCATCGGTATTTTTGCCAATTGCCGGAAGCCGTCCGCGGAAAAAATCCTGCAAGAGGCGCTGGCGCTGGCCCGGCGGCATGGGTTGCGCCTGGCGGTCTGCGGCGAAACCGCAAAATTCGCGCCTGAAGCGGAATGCCTCTCCCCGGAAAAGTTCTCCGCTGAAATCGATCTCCTCATGGCCCTGGGCGGCGACGGCACCATGCTGAGCGCAGCCCGGATGTTGAAGGGGCGCGCCATCCCGCTGCTGGGCGTAAATCTCGGAAGCCTCGGCTTTCTCACCAGCATTTCCCAGGAAGAGCTGGAGCGCGCTTTTCTCTGCGCCGCCCGCGGCCAACTGCTCATCAGCCGGCGCGCGCTGGCCGAATGCGCGGTTCGGCGCGCGGAGCGTGAAATCTGCCGTTTTTCCGCCTTGAACGATATCGCGATTGACCGCGGAGCTTCGCTGCGCGTGGTAACCCTGAATATGGCGATTGACAGCGAGGAAGTAAGTTCTTTTGTCTGCGACGGCTTGATTGTATCCACGCCGACCGGCAGCACCGGCCATGCGCTTTCGGCCGGCGGCCCGGTGCTGCATCCCGAGTGCGCCGTTTTTGTCGTTACCCCGATCTGTCCCCATACCCTGAGCACGCGCCCCCTTGTAATTCCCGACAGCAAGCTCATCACGGTGGAGGTGGCCCGCAACGCGGGCGATCTGATGTTGTCCGTTGACGGACAAATCGGAGAACCGCTGAAAACGGCCGACCTGATTGAAATCAGGCGCAGTGAAGCTTATGTGAATTTTGCGCGCCTGCCGGATTACAGCTACTTTTCTGTCCTCCGCCACAAGCTCCACTGGCGGGGCTCAACCAATCCGGCCGATTGA
- the thiE gene encoding thiamine phosphate synthase, with protein sequence MNSKIIHERRMAKFRRAGLYLVTSQALSRGRPTERIVKEALAGGVRLIQLREKEMPFPRLFRLAEKIRAMTRAAGALLIINDRLDLALAVQADGVHLGQDDLPVCRARKIAPDLIIGASTHSLKEALAAQRAGASYVNIGPIFPTRTKKWDKPFLGIAKMKRIAAKIKIPFTVMGGIKAEHIPELLGTGAGPIALVTAVTAAEKPRRAAGRMLALIRAGKQTGASIGRIG encoded by the coding sequence ATGAACAGCAAAATCATCCATGAGCGGCGGATGGCAAAGTTCCGGCGGGCCGGGCTTTACCTGGTAACCTCGCAGGCGCTTTCGCGCGGCCGGCCCACCGAACGGATCGTCAAGGAGGCGCTGGCCGGGGGAGTGCGCCTGATCCAGCTGCGCGAAAAAGAAATGCCGTTTCCGCGCCTGTTCCGGCTGGCGGAAAAAATCCGGGCCATGACCCGCGCGGCCGGCGCGTTGCTGATCATAAACGATCGCCTGGACCTGGCGCTGGCCGTTCAGGCGGACGGCGTCCACCTGGGGCAGGACGATCTGCCGGTGTGCCGGGCCAGAAAAATCGCGCCGGATTTGATTATCGGCGCCTCCACCCATTCGCTCAAGGAGGCATTGGCGGCCCAGCGGGCCGGGGCATCCTATGTCAACATCGGCCCGATTTTCCCGACCAGAACGAAAAAATGGGACAAACCGTTCCTCGGCATCGCGAAAATGAAGCGGATTGCCGCAAAAATAAAAATCCCTTTCACGGTCATGGGCGGGATCAAGGCGGAACACATTCCGGAACTGCTCGGAACCGGCGCCGGCCCCATCGCCCTGGTAACCGCCGTTACCGCCGCGGAAAAACCGCGGCGGGCCGCCGGAAGAATGCTGGCGCTCATCCGCGCCGGGAAACAAACCGGCGCTTCAATCGGCCGGATTGGTTGA